Proteins from a single region of Hymenobacter aquaticus:
- a CDS encoding outer membrane beta-barrel protein codes for MTEFESEKFYHDLRQKLDGYGSAPPESVWAGIREQVPARQRRRRPIWLALAACTLLVCLTVGLNQWKSFFTLPTDVGSAADNARGTARAAAARTKTMRTATAAPTEATGASAVASTAASASPDASALPSRTSPTASAAPAPNAGSPRPTTGAAAGATLPQSVTPGLGLTRTGRPRPPQLAALNATHPTRRVAGRPAADMAGPSATAAPLVGSRARRARTSGAGAAGLLAGNSTRRRTRRFGQPTDQLGAAPQVAAASPGRRAYNRRSRALSDASQSGLSSELTTTEAGRRTGSRRRSRAPQISNDRLALLVLRPAALQVEEPDVERAHRNAPKRPTRQELRLRNWSAQLLLGSGLTYRVLGGTPTQLETLERPSLGFSGQATASYAFSRQLAVSAGVGYAEYATTLRYDLQKAGAETVTKKDFRDVYRFLTVPVQAQLTLGGNPRWRYGVLGGGTLGILAGAKTTEGSACNCQQTQWTSSTQELPFARASLLLSGGAFASYQFAVGQWFTIRPQGQIFLNSLTDPAAGRTARRPWSLGLQAGYSWDLDPRNKH; via the coding sequence ATGACTGAGTTCGAATCGGAAAAATTCTACCACGACTTACGCCAGAAGCTCGACGGCTACGGCAGCGCGCCGCCCGAGTCGGTGTGGGCCGGCATCCGGGAGCAGGTGCCCGCCCGCCAGCGCCGGCGGCGGCCCATCTGGCTGGCCCTGGCGGCCTGCACCCTGCTGGTATGCCTTACCGTGGGTCTTAACCAGTGGAAGTCCTTCTTCACGCTCCCAACCGACGTGGGGTCGGCGGCGGACAACGCGCGGGGCACCGCCCGGGCGGCAGCCGCCCGAACGAAAACCATGCGGACGGCAACTGCGGCGCCGACGGAAGCGACTGGCGCCAGCGCCGTAGCTTCGACGGCGGCTTCGGCTTCGCCCGATGCTTCGGCTCTACCATCCCGCACTTCGCCCACGGCCTCGGCCGCACCAGCTCCCAACGCCGGCAGCCCGCGGCCGACTACGGGTGCCGCCGCCGGAGCTACTTTGCCTCAATCGGTAACGCCTGGTCTTGGTCTTACGCGTACTGGCCGCCCCCGTCCCCCGCAGCTGGCGGCGCTGAACGCTACCCACCCGACGCGGCGGGTAGCGGGACGGCCGGCCGCTGACATGGCGGGCCCGTCGGCCACAGCGGCGCCGCTAGTCGGCAGCCGGGCCCGCCGGGCGCGGACTAGCGGCGCCGGGGCGGCGGGCCTGCTGGCCGGCAACTCGACCCGGCGGCGCACCCGGCGCTTCGGCCAGCCGACCGACCAGCTGGGCGCGGCCCCTCAGGTGGCCGCCGCCAGCCCCGGCCGCCGTGCCTACAACCGCCGTAGCCGCGCCCTGAGTGACGCTTCGCAGTCCGGCCTTTCCTCCGAGCTGACCACGACGGAAGCCGGCCGCCGTACCGGCAGCCGCCGCCGGAGCCGGGCCCCACAAATCAGCAACGATCGGCTGGCCCTGCTGGTGCTGCGGCCGGCGGCGCTGCAAGTGGAAGAGCCCGACGTGGAGCGCGCCCACCGCAATGCGCCTAAGCGGCCCACCCGGCAGGAGCTGCGCCTGCGCAACTGGAGCGCCCAGTTGCTCCTGGGCTCGGGCCTGACGTACCGGGTGCTGGGCGGCACGCCGACGCAGCTGGAAACGCTGGAGCGGCCCAGCCTGGGCTTCTCGGGGCAGGCCACGGCCAGCTACGCTTTTTCGCGGCAGCTGGCGGTAAGCGCGGGCGTGGGCTACGCCGAGTACGCCACCACCCTGCGGTATGATTTGCAGAAAGCCGGAGCGGAAACGGTGACGAAAAAGGATTTCCGCGACGTGTACCGCTTCCTGACCGTGCCGGTGCAGGCTCAGCTAACCCTGGGCGGCAACCCGCGCTGGCGCTACGGCGTGCTGGGCGGCGGCACGCTGGGCATTCTGGCCGGGGCCAAGACCACGGAAGGCTCGGCCTGCAACTGCCAGCAAACCCAGTGGACCAGCTCGACGCAGGAGCTGCCCTTTGCCCGCGCCAGCCTGCTACTCAGCGGCGGGGCCTTTGCCAGCTACCAGTTTGCCGTGGGCCAGTGGTTCACGATTCGGCCCCAGGGGCAGATTTTCCTGAACTCCCTGACCGACCCGGCGGCGGGCCGCACCGCCCGCCGGCCCTGGAGCCTGGGCCTGCAGGCGGGCTACAGCTGGGACCTGGACCCGCGCAACAAGCACTAA